The genomic DNA GGGGTCGGGTCCATAAAATACAAAACATGCTATTTAATGAAAGCTTATATTCAACGAATTATTAATACACTCTGCTAAGTTGGTTGTCGAAGTCAAACATCAGCCATAGACAGACTCTTTGCTTTCACTTCGACGGGGGCCAACACATAATCCATATAATAGAGCTGGCATCAATCCaaaccattaattaaatatattcatcTACTACATTTCTATCATTGCATGCATTTTATTGcaaaatttcatcaaaaataGAAACTTTGTTATAAATATAGTTCCATATGTTATGTATTCATCAGGGTATCTCTTCTTTCTTGAATGTTCCCATTAGCATTTACATTAAGTAACCCCAAATGGAAACTTCCATCAGATTTTTCTGTTTATGTGATTCCACTGTCTTTCCCAACAAGCAGTTTCATTTCATGGTTCCACCCTTGGCGGCAGATtcagataataataataatggaccGTTAGTGATCGTTGTGTTGCTGGGATGGCTGGGGGCGAAGCCGAGACACTTGAGGCGATACGCTGAACTTTACAGTTCGAGAGGAATAAACACTGTTAGCTTTGTGGTTTCGGTGAAAGAAGTTCTTTCGCTCGATAAGGGGAAGAGATTGGAGAGGCGAGTCGCGTCGTTGTCGCGTGAAATCGAGTCGTGGTTGAGCTATTCGGATGGGCGCCAACGTTTCTTGATCTTCCACACTTTCAGCAACACTGGTTGGCTTACGTATGTTTCTgtctatatacatatatatattcatttcttttgatttaattagtttttccTTAGATTAACCAAGTTTGTCATACTGATTACTGACACAGATATGGTTCAATTCTTGAGAACCTGCAAGGAAAGAAGAATATTCTGGAGAAAATTATAGGATGTGTTGTTGATTCAGGAGGGGACCCTGATTTAAATCCAAAGGTTTGatctttctttaattttgattaaatttgaaaaatatatatatgatctggGTATAACATAACGTAATTAAGCAGGTGTGGGCAGCTGGATTTGCTTCAGCTCTATTGAAAAAACGTAGTTCGAATTCAGTGCACCCATCATGTAATATCGTCGATGAAGTAGAAAAAAACGATCATTCCCCTTTCATGGAATCCATGCTTTTGAAAGTTCTAGATAAGCTCTTCACCGTTCTTCTTAACCAGCCTGACATAAATCGGTGAGTAAATAACtaaattcttttcaaatttccGGCAATAGTTAACTCGATCTCTAATATTCGTGCAGGAggctgaagaagaagattatcGATACACTAGAAACCAAACAGCCTTGTTGCCCTCAGCTTTACCTGTATAGCAGTGCTGACAAGGTGATTCCATATAAATCTGTGGAATCATTCATTGAAGATCAAGAACAGAGGGGTAAAAAGGTCTTTTCCTTTAACTTCGGAACATCGCCTCACGTCGATCACTACAGGACCTTCCCGGAAACTTACTCATCGCAACTACATACTTTCTTGGACCAGAGTCTAGCCCAAATGAAAAGAAATGACAAAATTCCAACGGCTGGCTTAGACGACTTAGACACAGACagtaaaaagtaaaaactgTAATTTACTTGACCGGGCATGTAAAATTTAAGTGTTGTATCAACAAGTGAAACTACCCAAATAGTTTATGAATTCTGTTCCAGTAAAAGATTTTATGGGTTTTTTGAGaaagatataaattattaagatctatatatattttttttaaataataataataataataaacagtTTAGACAAAGATATGCGGCAAGGATTTAACGGCTACTTCAGTTCAAGACAATTGGAAAAAGGGATTTAACGGCTACTTATATCCCTCTTGGCGGGTCATTGTTGGCTTAGAATAACTGTTACTTTTTCTCATTAGGGAGAGAGAGAAGGGTGGGGGAAGAACAGATCAAGAAAAAGAAATCGCGAATCGGCGATTTGACATCGAAAGGTGTTGTTCAAACTAAACCCACTTCAATTTTCTGTTATATAGACCCATTGATTCTTGGATATGAATTTCAATCTTATGTTTCCAAGTAATTTTTGCAGAAAAGATGAATGATTTAATGACAAAGTCGTTTCTAAGTTATGTGGAACTCAAGAAACAGGCCAAGATTGACGTAGAAGAAGAAGGGGGACAACTCAGTCCCTCAGAAGAAGAAAACCTGTCTCTATTCTTTGTAGAAATCGAAGCAACAAAATCCGAAATGGAACAGATTTCGAATCTTCTCTCCGATCTTCAAAGACTGGATCAAGAGACCAAGTCCATCCATAGTGCCAAGATTCTACGTGGGATAAGAGACCAGATAGACTCGGGCGTGGTTTCTATTCTTCGGAAGGCGGGTCTAATAAAGGCGAAACTGCATTCAATTGACCGGTCGAATTTAGCCAATCGGAAGATATCACTCGCGTTCGTGGAAGGAGGGGCGGTTGATCGAACCAGGGTGCATATAACAAACGGTTTAAGGGTGAAGCTTAGGGAGATGATGAATGATTTTCAGACGGTTAGGGAGAGAATTATATCTGATCACAGAGAAGCTTTGAAAAAGACTTACTATAACGCAAATGGTGAGTTTCCAAACGAGGAAGTGCTTGAAAAGATGATGGTCTCAGGAAACGGCGAACAAGTTGAGATTTGTAAAGACAATTCGGAACTTTACTTGGAGAACAAAGAGCGCCATGAAGCTGTAATTGTCATTAAAAGGAGTTTGGACAAGCTCCATCAGATATTTCTCGACATGGCAGTGCTCGTGGAGGAACAAGGAGAACAAATGGACAATATCGAGATAAATGTGAATAATGCAGGAAGTTTCGTCAGTGGAGGGACTAACAGTCTGTTCTACGCCAAACAGATGAAGAAGAAGGGCAGGAAATGCTGTTTTGCTGTTTGGGCTGTGGTGTTGATAATATTACTAGTATGCTTTGTTGGAATGTTGTCTtcttgataatattttttttctcaagacTTTTATAATATACTTTCTATATAGTACTGTACTGTACACAATTATAACGATCTTCATTTCATTGATAtggtataaataaaatgtattgtTCTTCATTTATGATGAAATGCTCTTTGGATCCAACTTAAaaggaaaataattaaaagactGAAGAGAAGAATATAGGTAGCTAACCATGAAGAACAGATAGTTCAGACAATGCTCAGGCATTGTGTGGCAGTCCAAGACTCCTCGGGCTCTAGCTTTACTTCTTCAAgctgaaattatttgaaaaaatatcaataaaggGTCATGTTGTAGATTTAGAGAATGATGCAGCCACCATACCTTAGCATTTTCAACGCACACAAAATCTTTGTAGCAGGATGCCATTGTAAGATGTGGGTTCCAAAGAACAGCATCTGTCCAACTGTGCAAGAATCAAGATACATAACTTCATAAGTGCACATTTCAATTTTCACCACATTGCTTCAAAAAGGAATTATGATTGACTCACTTTTTACTTGTGATGGATACCGTATCTCCCAAACCATTCTCAAGGAAGATCTCACTAGGCGCTCCTAGGTACACGCGATCTACAAATCCAGGAAAACTAACCGAATCCCTATGGAGAGATTAAAGCAGTTCGAGTGAGTTTTCTGAAATAAGCGGTTGCTTGTCAATTAGGATATAGGAGAAACCTTTCTTCTTTGCCCTCAATAGGGTTATTAGGATCTGGGTCTTTGTTCAGGGTCTTGCAGCCCTTCAAACCTTTAACAGATGCCCCTGTCACAGAAGCCTGCAAAAGTAACAAACTAAGATCATGCTAAAATTGAACCTTAGATTTTAAATGAATGAAGAAGGTTTAAAACTAACGCTGAAGTATGTGTGAAGGGCGGTAGTGAACACAAATGCTTTCTTGTCTGTATTTGTAATGACCAGTTCTGTTAAGAGGCTCTTGTCCTGAAGAATGACCTACAAAAGAAAGCCCAGTTAAAAACTGCAAGTAGTTGTTACAGACTTAAGTAAATAAGAGATTCAACCTTATACAAAGCTCGAAAACTGAAATCCCAAATAGCCCGACTATAAGGTCCATCTTTCAGCTCTAGTGTAATCTCTGGACTCCCCTCGACATTTTCAGAATCAACAAGTGACCAATTCACATTTCTTGCAAATCCATGCTGCAGGACAGCATTCAAACATTGAGAAATCAGAAAAGTATATATAGAATGAACTTGAAAAACAAACAAGAAACAAATCTTACCTGCTGGATTGGGCCAGGACCAAACTGAGGGAAGCAATGAGGAATACCTCCACTGACCAAAGAAGAATAAGGTCAATATAGATAATACGTCAGTGTCCACATAATGCTATACATTGCAAGTAATATGACAATGTTTGGATTTGATTCATTCTACATAAAATAAACCTAACATGGAAGGTCCTACAGTCTTTCATGGAAAAGATTCAATTGAATTCATGATAGAAAGAATAGTATAAGAGAGATAAACAAGAGACCTGATTGGTTTCTGCCCATTGAACACAGCATCTGGCCTAACAAAAAGGAAATCCTTGTTTGAAACTTTCCAAGATGTTACGCAACCTCCAAATAAGTACACCTCAGCCTCACTGCAAGAGAAAAGTGATAGGTATCATCTTCTAGATTTCAAGTAAGAACACATTTCTTCTAACAATTCTTGTCACATAGCAATTCTTGTCACTCCAAAATGTCCATAAAGAACCAATAGAGAAAGAGAGAATACCTTCCATTAGAAGAATTGAGCACGAGCTTTGGCAGTTTCCCTTCGCCTTCCGTGACTTTCACTCCCAAAGCTGGAGACTCCTTCAAAGTAGCAAATGTTATGGATGTGTGTCTGCGAGTGTTAATGGGTTAGCTTTCGAACCATTCAGACAAACAACGGGGGAGAATTCTATGTAAAAGAAGCAATTGACAACATTCTGTTTGAAAAGATAGATCGGAAATCATGATTCAAAGCTTAATACTCGGGTATAGAGTCTGAGAGAGAGAGATATAGAGTGAACCCACCTGTTGATTCTCCGGGAATTAGATGGAGAGGAGTTGACCGGAGGAACAGACCAACCCAGACAGACCTTCGCCATTAACAAGATGATGAGCTGATAGCACTGTAGTTAGTCAGTTGGTGGAGATGCTTTTACAATAGTATTAGGACTACTTTGCATGTTTCTAACTTTCTATAGGACCATATTGCAAATATAATATTGCCACTTAGCaaccaaaaaatatacaattcaaTTATGCATTTGGTGTTATTCCAATTGTTCAATTGGAATATTTGTTTGAGTTGGAACttattttggatttaaataataaaattttatttatatgtctaattaaattatattatctcatctaaatatttctaaaaaaaatgatagatgATAATATTTCctaaatacaataatatttataagactTGACTTCTTAAAAGTTGAAGGAATAAActgaaatgataataaaatgagTGGGTAGTTATTTATATGCTGTTTACAAAATAGGATATTCTCTCTTATGTTAGGTATTCatttcttattaaaataaatctgtTTGAGATAAAtggatttttatcaaaatattttttttttaattattaaattatttagtttcttaattaaaatattaaagttttaaattaaaataaaagtaaggtGAAAAAATCAATTGGTCAAATTGAGTTTCTTATTGCAgtctattggaattttgatttttttttatctcataatttgtaattctttatttttaaaattatatcaaaagaGATTTTGTCTTAAAAAGTTTCAAAcactataaatttaatatttacgtgagatttataaataaataaaaagttaatgtcactaatttattattgaattttaacGAATAGAGAGTTTTGACTGAATTTCAGTAGTCAAACTCTTAATTCGGTGAAATTCGatagttaaattaatgatattaatattttatatttatttatttataaatgtcaattagataataaatttaactcaATTCAGTGAAATTCGatagttaaattaatgatattaatattttatatttatttatttataaatgtcaattagataataaatttaCGGCGTTTAAACGGTTAagaaaaaatctcattttgtataactttaagtCTTTAACCCTGAGAAACTCTAATGGtaagatttaaaagaaaaagtcTAAATCTCAATTAGTTAAGGAGcccaatttaataatttgaacttCGTTTTGAAACCATTTAGTAGAGGGAGTGCAATTAGACCCAATCTCCAGGTCCAAAGATCaacctaaaaaaaatacttgtaaaaaaaattcaacaataaattttatttgcaCTTTGGTCCCAAACAAACCCGTCACTATACAGCTTATGTAGAAAgcaatcattttattttgtcaccaaataaattaaaacaaaaaataaacagatttatgaaataaaaaactaattatatgaTAGGGTATTAGCATGAAGGGAGATCCTTGGGCGGAGGCAAAACAGACCAGTTCGGACCGCCGTCTTCAACCAAAAAAGCCGTTTTCAGTCCCCAACCGGTATGAAGCTCCAAATGACAATGCATAAACCACACTCCCGGGTTATCCGCCCTGAACCGGATAACCGTCCACCCGCCATTTGGAACTCCCACCGTATTCCTCTCAGGCGGATCCACCACATTATACCTTCTCGGATCCTTCCTTGGGTCAAAGTTACCAATCCCACTACCCATTACAAAGAAATTGTACCCGTGAAGATGAAACGGGTGCGTTTCAGCAATGATCATATTCGTGTCCTGCAATACCAACTCAACCGTCGAATTGAACCGAATCTTAGTTAACCTAGTTGCCTCAACAGTCCGCAAATTCCCGGTCAAAGGAACACCTGTATAGTTGAAAGCCTGAGGCGGTCTGTCCGGAAAATCCGTTGTGAAAACACCGGTTTGGTTGAAATAGTGGGCCTGAAGCAACCCGACCTGTGGCATCTCAAACGTTATGTTATTCAAAGAAGCCACTAGACGGGTCCCATTAGTGCAGGTCCGACATGGGTTCAACCCAAACCCAATTGTATAAAACAACCTACGGTCAACTTTCAGGGGAACATTGGCCGGAAAGTGTTTAGAATTGAGGCTCTTGAGTTTACGATTATATGTCAGGGAAAATGAGCTGTCGTTTAGAGAAGGAAGATTAGGGAGAGATGGAATAACGTTATTATCGTAAACGGAAACGCCTTTGTATTGGAATATGGCGGTTGTTGTTTTGTTGTCAATGACAAACGGGATGTCGATTAATGGGCTGGCGGCCATGAAGTATTTGCCCGGAGCTTGGTTTGCTTTAACCAGAACGGTGGTGGTTTGGCCGGAGGAGATTAGTATAGTGGAGGTGGTAAAGGGTTTTGTGTAGACCGCATCGATCTCCACTACAGTCATGTTGTGGCCGGCGACGCCGAAGAAAAGCTCGGAGTTTAGGGCAGCGTTGATTATTCTAAGGAGATATGTCTTCCCCTGCTCCACCTCCATCGCAAATgtatctaaaaaataatcaacCAACATCATTCATGACACTAAATTCTTGTTCTCTATCGTTACTGTGTATATTATTACTTACGTTTATGAAAACACGGGAAGAGTGGGCCTGGTTTGCCGTTGATTGTATGTGCATCAGACGTGTTTGGAGCCAAACCTATTTTGTTCCCTtggttttcaatttcttcaacATCCTTATTCCACCATTCCcctgaaattcaaatttggatgTTATAATTGCATTTGTAgcaatattaataatgaaattaattaccTAACATAACAACTTGGTCCTTATCAGGGCGTGGGAAAGGAAAAGGGGTTCCTTTCTTAGGCAAAATGACAATAGCACCATAAACAGTTGCTCTAAGCCAAAGAATATGAGCATGCCACCATAAGGTTCCTCTTTGACCCGTTACATTGAAATCATACACATAGCTATTCCCGGTTTGGATCGGGCATTGTGTTATGTAAGCCGGTCCATCAGCCCACCCGTTTCGAAATTGCTTTATCCCATGCCTGCATGCCCGGTTTGACTCATTTACTTATTATGTAATTGTACATGTAACATGCATGGTGATGTTTAATTTACTTTAATAATGTAATTACCAATGAATAGACATGTTATAGTTTGCATAGTTTGTAACATTGATGATAACCCTCTGTCCTTCTCTAACACGAAGTGTTGGCCCTGGAAACTTCCCATTGACAGTCACAATTGACTTTGTATGACACAGTCTGCTCACATTTTTCATTTGAATCTGATCCagacaaatattattatgattgacatatataattattcaacaaATTAAAGCATTTAACTTACGTTAAATTGGTATTTCTTTACTCGACCTTCAATCGGGGCAACAGAAACCAACCCAAGAAAGGCAACGAAAACAACGACGACAAAGAAACGGGCAGGAAAGGAAACCTCATGGTTGATCATCTTCTTTGAGAGTTAAGAGACAACCTTAAATTTGTGGGGATGGAGATTAAGATACTCATGacaatatttatatgaaatGGGGTTTAgttaatttgtttggtttgtttgtTAGGTGTTAATTTCGGGTATTGACTTTGAAGAAATGGTGTGAGAGTGATGTGGAGACAGCCATGCAtacaatttatatatgtttgagtCAGGATTCggattttgtatgtttttttttcaggtATACTTACATGTGCATATTATTATAAGCATGCTCATTCTTACACGTTACAAGTTTGCTTTTATTAGTatggattattattatattagcaTTTTGATCGGGTTTGGTAGCTAA from Impatiens glandulifera chromosome 9, dImpGla2.1, whole genome shotgun sequence includes the following:
- the LOC124915667 gene encoding laccase-11-like, which translates into the protein MINHEVSFPARFFVVVVFVAFLGLVSVAPIEGRVKKYQFNIQMKNVSRLCHTKSIVTVNGKFPGPTLRVREGQRVIINVTNYANYNMSIHWHGIKQFRNGWADGPAYITQCPIQTGNSYVYDFNVTGQRGTLWWHAHILWLRATVYGAIVILPKKGTPFPFPRPDKDQVVMLGEWWNKDVEEIENQGNKIGLAPNTSDAHTINGKPGPLFPCFHKHTFAMEVEQGKTYLLRIINAALNSELFFGVAGHNMTVVEIDAVYTKPFTTSTILISSGQTTTVLVKANQAPGKYFMAASPLIDIPFVIDNKTTTAIFQYKGVSVYDNNVIPSLPNLPSLNDSSFSLTYNRKLKSLNSKHFPANVPLKVDRRLFYTIGFGLNPCRTCTNGTRLVASLNNITFEMPQVGLLQAHYFNQTGVFTTDFPDRPPQAFNYTGVPLTGNLRTVEATRLTKIRFNSTVELVLQDTNMIIAETHPFHLHGYNFFVMGSGIGNFDPRKDPRRYNVVDPPERNTVGVPNGGWTVIRFRADNPGVWFMHCHLELHTGWGLKTAFLVEDGGPNWSVLPPPKDLPSC
- the LOC124915829 gene encoding syntaxin-112 translates to MNDLMTKSFLSYVELKKQAKIDVEEEGGQLSPSEEENLSLFFVEIEATKSEMEQISNLLSDLQRLDQETKSIHSAKILRGIRDQIDSGVVSILRKAGLIKAKLHSIDRSNLANRKISLAFVEGGAVDRTRVHITNGLRVKLREMMNDFQTVRERIISDHREALKKTYYNANGEFPNEEVLEKMMVSGNGEQVEICKDNSELYLENKERHEAVIVIKRSLDKLHQIFLDMAVLVEEQGEQMDNIEINVNNAGSFVSGGTNSLFYAKQMKKKGRKCCFAVWAVVLIILLVCFVGMLSS
- the LOC124915828 gene encoding putative glucose-6-phosphate 1-epimerase, translated to MAKVCLGWSVPPVNSSPSNSRRINRHTSITFATLKESPALGVKVTEGEGKLPKLVLNSSNGSEAEVYLFGGCVTSWKVSNKDFLFVRPDAVFNGQKPISGGIPHCFPQFGPGPIQQHGFARNVNWSLVDSENVEGSPEITLELKDGPYSRAIWDFSFRALYKVILQDKSLLTELVITNTDKKAFVFTTALHTYFSASVTGASVKGLKGCKTLNKDPDPNNPIEGKEERDSVSFPGFVDRVYLGAPSEIFLENGLGDTVSITSKNWTDAVLWNPHLTMASCYKDFVCVENAKLEEVKLEPEESWTATQCLSIV
- the LOC124916137 gene encoding transmembrane protein 53-like; this translates as METSIRFFCLCDSTVFPNKQFHFMVPPLAADSDNNNNGPLVIVVLLGWLGAKPRHLRRYAELYSSRGINTVSFVVSVKEVLSLDKGKRLERRVASLSREIESWLSYSDGRQRFLIFHTFSNTGWLTYGSILENLQGKKNILEKIIGCVVDSGGDPDLNPKVWAAGFASALLKKRSSNSVHPSCNIVDEVEKNDHSPFMESMLLKVLDKLFTVLLNQPDINRRLKKKIIDTLETKQPCCPQLYLYSSADKVIPYKSVESFIEDQEQRGKKVFSFNFGTSPHVDHYRTFPETYSSQLHTFLDQSLAQMKRNDKIPTAGLDDLDTDSKK